The following coding sequences are from one Carassius auratus strain Wakin chromosome 15, ASM336829v1, whole genome shotgun sequence window:
- the LOC113115466 gene encoding transmembrane 4 L6 family member 1 isoform X2 — MCTGKCAKCTADLLFPLGLLAVVGNILLFFPNGEVWRTEEITEKIWFFPGVIGAGLLAFLPASIMRAAGREGSCCANRCGMMLSMLMSVLGVAGALYCMIISAVGLQDGPLCDTGDGIFIYPFFNSTTEESYLSNQTSWTVCVRPQNVVMWNVVLFSILLSIGTLEAVLLLAQIVNGLIGCLCGTCMNENQTRME; from the exons ATGTGTACGGGTAAATGTGCTAAATGCACCGCAGACCTTCTCTTCCCGCTCGGTCTCTTAGCCGTGGTCGGGAACATCCTGCTGTTTTTTCCCAACGGTGAGGTGTGGAGGACCGAGGAGATCACAGAGAAGATCTGGTTCTTCCCCGGGGTGATCGGAGCAGGACTGCTG GCGTTTCTGCCGGCGTCCATCATGAGGGCCGCAGGACGGGAGGGCAGCTGCTGCGCAAACAGATGCGGG atgATGCTGTCCATGCTGATGTCTGTGTTGGGTGTTGCTGGAGCTCTGTACTGTATGATCATCTCTGCCGTCGGTCTGCAGGATGGCCCTCTGTGTGACACAGGAGACGGGATCTTCATCTATCCCTTCTTCAACAGCACTACAGA AGAGAGTTATCTGTCTAACCAGACGTCGTGGACGGTGTGTGTGCGGCCGCAGAATGTGGTCATGTGGAACGTGGTCCTGTTTTCCATTCTCTTGAGCATCGGGACTCTGGAGGCTGTGCTTCTGCTGGCACAGATAGTGAACGGACTGATCGGGTGTCTCTGTGGGACCTGCATGAACGAGAACCAG ACACGGATGGAATGA
- the LOC113115466 gene encoding transmembrane 4 L6 family member 1 isoform X1: MCTGKCAKCTADLLFPLGLLAVVGNILLFFPNGEVWRTEEITEKIWFFPGVIGAGLLAFLPASIMRAAGREGSCCANRCGMMLSMLMSVLGVAGALYCMIISAVGLQDGPLCDTGDGIFIYPFFNSTTEESYLSNQTSWTVCVRPQNVVMWNVVLFSILLSIGTLEAVLLLAQIVNGLIGCLCGTCMNENQQTRME, from the exons ATGTGTACGGGTAAATGTGCTAAATGCACCGCAGACCTTCTCTTCCCGCTCGGTCTCTTAGCCGTGGTCGGGAACATCCTGCTGTTTTTTCCCAACGGTGAGGTGTGGAGGACCGAGGAGATCACAGAGAAGATCTGGTTCTTCCCCGGGGTGATCGGAGCAGGACTGCTG GCGTTTCTGCCGGCGTCCATCATGAGGGCCGCAGGACGGGAGGGCAGCTGCTGCGCAAACAGATGCGGG atgATGCTGTCCATGCTGATGTCTGTGTTGGGTGTTGCTGGAGCTCTGTACTGTATGATCATCTCTGCCGTCGGTCTGCAGGATGGCCCTCTGTGTGACACAGGAGACGGGATCTTCATCTATCCCTTCTTCAACAGCACTACAGA AGAGAGTTATCTGTCTAACCAGACGTCGTGGACGGTGTGTGTGCGGCCGCAGAATGTGGTCATGTGGAACGTGGTCCTGTTTTCCATTCTCTTGAGCATCGGGACTCTGGAGGCTGTGCTTCTGCTGGCACAGATAGTGAACGGACTGATCGGGTGTCTCTGTGGGACCTGCATGAACGAGAACCAG CAGACACGGATGGAATGA